A single region of the Vagococcus teuberi genome encodes:
- the argS gene encoding arginine--tRNA ligase yields the protein MNFKEMIAKDLAAVLGEQLSYEDILNLIEKPKASDHGDYSFPVFSLSKIQRKAPNMIAEELSKDIDTTNYEQIIPMGGYINFFLKKSEVSNAVLNDVVSKKNHYGDSTLGQGKNVVIDMSSPNIAKPMSMGHLRSTVIGNSLAELADKVGYTPVKINHVGDWGTQFGKLIVAYKKWGDEAKVKENPISELLALYVHFHEEAEKYPELDDQAREWFKKLEDGDTEAIELWTWFREESLKEFQKVYDMLGIEFDSYNGEAFYNDKMQPVIDSLLEKELLVSDDGADIVNLEKYDLNPALIRKSDGATLYITRDLAAAMYRKENYDFDESIYVVGNEQSIHFKQLKAVLKEMGYEWSDDIKHIPFGLITSNGKKLSTRKGNVILLEEVLNEAINATQNIINEKNPTLENKEEVAHQVGVGAVVFHDLKNDRLNNFDFNLDHIIQFEGETGPYVQYTRSRCESILRKADWIAPTSEANYSLSDDESWEVVKALYNFPSKVQEAYRKYEPSVVAKYVIDLAQKFNKYYSKTKILEDNSQKDARLALVYSVSVVLKEGLRLLGIQSPDNM from the coding sequence ATGAATTTTAAAGAGATGATTGCTAAAGACTTAGCAGCAGTATTGGGTGAACAATTAAGCTATGAGGATATTTTAAATCTGATTGAAAAACCAAAAGCAAGTGATCATGGAGACTATTCTTTCCCAGTGTTTTCTTTGTCTAAAATCCAAAGAAAAGCACCGAATATGATCGCAGAAGAATTATCAAAAGATATTGATACAACAAATTATGAACAAATCATCCCAATGGGTGGTTACATTAACTTCTTCCTTAAAAAATCTGAAGTTAGTAATGCGGTATTAAACGATGTGGTATCTAAGAAAAATCATTATGGTGACTCAACACTTGGTCAAGGAAAAAATGTTGTGATTGATATGTCTTCACCAAATATTGCCAAACCAATGTCAATGGGACATTTACGCTCAACGGTTATTGGAAATTCATTAGCTGAATTAGCTGACAAAGTGGGTTATACACCGGTTAAAATCAATCACGTTGGTGACTGGGGAACACAATTTGGTAAATTAATTGTGGCTTATAAAAAATGGGGAGACGAAGCAAAAGTCAAAGAAAACCCAATTAGTGAGTTACTTGCTTTATATGTTCATTTCCATGAAGAAGCTGAAAAATACCCTGAACTTGATGATCAAGCACGTGAATGGTTTAAAAAGCTAGAAGATGGTGATACTGAAGCTATCGAATTATGGACATGGTTCCGTGAAGAATCACTAAAAGAATTCCAAAAAGTATATGATATGTTAGGGATTGAGTTTGATTCATATAATGGTGAAGCCTTCTACAATGATAAAATGCAACCAGTTATTGATAGTTTACTTGAGAAAGAATTATTAGTTTCTGATGATGGTGCAGATATTGTAAATCTTGAAAAATATGATTTAAATCCAGCGTTGATTAGAAAATCAGATGGCGCAACACTTTATATTACACGTGATTTAGCGGCAGCTATGTATCGTAAAGAAAATTATGATTTCGACGAATCAATTTATGTTGTAGGAAACGAGCAATCTATTCATTTTAAACAATTAAAAGCCGTGCTAAAAGAGATGGGTTACGAGTGGTCAGATGACATTAAACATATTCCATTTGGCTTGATTACATCAAATGGTAAAAAGTTATCGACACGTAAAGGAAATGTTATTCTGTTAGAAGAAGTGTTGAATGAAGCCATTAATGCAACACAAAACATTATCAATGAAAAGAATCCAACATTAGAAAACAAAGAAGAAGTAGCACATCAAGTGGGTGTTGGGGCAGTTGTGTTCCATGACCTTAAAAATGATCGTCTAAATAATTTTGACTTCAACTTAGACCATATTATCCAGTTTGAAGGAGAAACAGGACCATACGTCCAGTATACTCGTTCAAGATGTGAAAGTATTTTAAGAAAAGCTGACTGGATCGCTCCAACTAGTGAGGCAAATTACTCACTATCAGATGATGAATCATGGGAAGTTGTGAAAGCTTTATATAATTTCCCATCTAAAGTACAAGAAGCTTATCGTAAATATGAGCCTTCAGTAGTGGCTAAATACGTGATTGATTTAGCTCAAAAATTTAATAAGTATTATTCAAAAACTAAAATATTAGAAGATAACAGTCAAAAAGATGCACGACTTGCTTTAGTCTATTCAGTATCCGTGGTACTTAAGGAAGGATTGCGCTTACTTGGTATTCAATCACCAGATAACATGTAA
- a CDS encoding DeoR/GlpR family DNA-binding transcription regulator: protein MLTEERQAKILDELKAKKVIKVRELIEELGVSESTIRRDLQELEAEGWLVRIHGGAKLTFRLEPELTMKEKSSRNVQKKQEIAQYAASLIKEGDVVYIDAGTTTLELLSLIKEKNVSIVTNSVHHACVSTDLGFDTIIIGGNIRKNTTASVSQFGGEQLKRYFFDKAFIGANGVHPVYGLTTADPEEAMMKRTAVHQAQQVYFLVDDTKFDKLNFSQIESIDTGIIITNQLTKKQRSQYQGVATIKEVTK, encoded by the coding sequence ATGTTGACTGAGGAAAGACAAGCAAAAATTTTAGATGAGTTAAAAGCAAAAAAAGTAATTAAAGTTCGTGAGTTGATTGAAGAACTGGGTGTTTCTGAATCGACTATTCGTAGAGATTTGCAAGAATTAGAAGCAGAAGGTTGGCTAGTACGAATTCATGGCGGAGCTAAGTTAACGTTTCGTTTAGAACCGGAATTAACGATGAAAGAAAAATCTTCCAGAAACGTTCAAAAGAAACAAGAAATTGCGCAATATGCTGCATCATTAATAAAAGAAGGTGATGTTGTTTATATTGATGCTGGAACAACAACTTTGGAATTATTATCACTTATAAAAGAAAAAAATGTGTCAATCGTGACAAACTCCGTTCATCATGCGTGTGTTTCGACTGATTTAGGTTTTGATACGATTATAATCGGTGGAAATATTAGAAAGAACACAACAGCATCAGTGAGTCAGTTTGGTGGCGAGCAGTTGAAGCGGTATTTTTTTGATAAGGCTTTCATAGGTGCGAATGGCGTTCACCCAGTTTATGGCTTAACGACAGCTGATCCAGAAGAAGCCATGATGAAGCGTACGGCGGTTCATCAAGCACAACAAGTTTATTTTTTAGTTGATGATACAAAGTTTGATAAACTAAATTTTTCTCAAATCGAGTCAATTGATACAGGGATTATCATAACGAATCAGTTAACAAAGAAACAACGCTCACAGTATCAAGGGGTTGCAACTATAAAGGAGGTAACAAAATGA
- the pfkB gene encoding 1-phosphofructokinase produces MIYALTLNPAIDYVINVPGFEEGKLNKTTKEYKFPGGKGINVSRVLAQLGVPSRNLGFIGGFTGTFIEEQLINHGLQNDFIHVSGDTRINIKLKGEEETEINGLGPSITQNDLDDLTVQISSLTPEDWLILSGSLPMGVPKDIYVTLSKMAHEQHVPFVVDISDASLFDVLKYKPSLIKPNEHELADLYNVEFKTIEDMLPYGEKLVQQGARNVIISMGANGAILFNETGIYRAKGLTGTLVNSVGSGDSVVAGFVSQLSQGSDAVTAFKTGIACGSATAFSADLATEDEIKHQLARVEIDVIKEY; encoded by the coding sequence ATGATTTACGCATTAACACTAAATCCAGCAATTGATTATGTCATCAATGTACCTGGATTTGAAGAAGGTAAATTGAACAAAACAACGAAAGAATACAAGTTTCCTGGGGGTAAAGGAATCAACGTATCTAGAGTGTTGGCTCAATTAGGTGTTCCATCAAGAAATCTTGGCTTTATTGGTGGATTTACAGGCACTTTTATTGAAGAACAACTGATTAATCATGGTCTTCAAAATGATTTTATCCATGTTTCTGGTGACACACGTATTAACATTAAGTTAAAAGGTGAAGAAGAAACAGAAATCAATGGTTTAGGTCCATCTATTACGCAAAATGATTTAGACGATTTAACTGTTCAAATTAGTAGTTTAACACCAGAGGATTGGTTGATTTTATCAGGTAGTTTACCAATGGGTGTGCCAAAAGACATCTATGTGACATTATCCAAAATGGCTCACGAACAACATGTTCCATTTGTAGTGGATATTAGTGATGCAAGTTTATTTGATGTTTTAAAATACAAACCATCATTAATTAAACCAAACGAACATGAGTTAGCAGATCTTTATAATGTTGAGTTTAAAACAATTGAAGACATGCTACCTTATGGGGAAAAACTTGTTCAACAAGGTGCTAGAAATGTCATTATTTCAATGGGTGCCAATGGAGCAATTTTATTTAATGAAACAGGTATTTACCGAGCAAAAGGATTAACAGGTACATTAGTTAACTCAGTTGGTTCAGGAGATTCTGTTGTAGCAGGGTTTGTTAGTCAATTAAGTCAAGGTAGTGATGCTGTGACAGCTTTTAAAACAGGAATTGCCTGTGGTAGTGCAACAGCATTTAGTGCAGATTTAGCAACAGAAGACGAAATTAAACACCAATTAGCACGTGTTGAAATTGACGTCATAAAAGAATACTAG
- a CDS encoding PTS fructose transporter subunit IIABC, which produces MKINDLLVKECMILDLKATDKKGAITEMVNKLYDTGRIDDKEVFEEGILAREAQTTTGLGDGIAMPHAKNKAVVKPTVLFARSKEGLDYEALDGQPTYLFFMIAAPEGANDTHLQALASLSRLLLNPGMIADLKAANTADEVLSIIDKAEKKLDEEEKEVVEEVEDAPFVVAVTACPTGIAHTYMAEDALKNKAKEMGINIKVETNGSEGVKHKLTDEEIARAAGVIVAADKNVEMARFDGKKLVNRPVSDGIKKTEELLRLATDGSASVYHSSANASESEGEESSSGSVGAKIYKDLMNGVSHMLPFVIGGGIAIALAFLIDQMLGVPQDQLSQLGSYHPIAAYFKTIGDTAFGFMLPVLAGFIASSIADRPGLIVGFAAGAMSASGVAFGQLTDTIPSGFLGALVGGFLAGYVIVFLKFIFKGLPKALDGIKSILFYPVFGLLITGFLMLFVNIPMSAINNALNNFLANLSGGNAALLGALLASMMVIDMGGPINKAAYLFGTGTLAATVESGGSVVMASVMAGGMVPPLAIFIAIMLFKNQFTKKEQESALPNLIMGFSFITEGAIPFAASDPLRMIPSFVIGAAVTGGLVGSLGIKLMAPHGGIFVIALVSNPLMYLLFIILGAFISALVLGTLLKRKHAKANA; this is translated from the coding sequence ATGAAAATTAATGACTTATTAGTTAAAGAGTGTATGATTTTAGACCTAAAAGCCACTGATAAAAAAGGTGCTATTACAGAAATGGTCAACAAATTATACGACACAGGTCGCATTGACGACAAAGAAGTATTTGAAGAAGGCATCCTAGCCAGAGAAGCACAAACAACAACAGGTTTAGGTGATGGTATTGCCATGCCTCATGCGAAAAACAAAGCAGTAGTTAAACCAACTGTTTTATTTGCAAGAAGCAAAGAAGGATTAGATTATGAAGCATTAGATGGTCAACCAACTTATCTATTCTTTATGATTGCAGCTCCAGAAGGCGCTAATGACACACATTTACAAGCCTTAGCTAGTTTATCTCGTTTGTTATTAAACCCAGGGATGATTGCTGACTTAAAGGCAGCTAATACAGCAGATGAAGTCTTATCAATCATTGATAAAGCAGAGAAAAAATTAGATGAAGAAGAAAAAGAAGTGGTAGAAGAAGTAGAAGACGCACCATTTGTTGTGGCAGTTACAGCTTGTCCAACAGGTATTGCTCATACTTACATGGCTGAGGATGCACTGAAGAACAAAGCCAAAGAAATGGGCATTAACATTAAAGTTGAAACAAACGGTTCTGAAGGGGTTAAACATAAATTAACCGATGAGGAAATTGCTCGAGCAGCAGGAGTTATTGTCGCAGCTGACAAAAATGTTGAAATGGCACGTTTTGATGGTAAAAAATTAGTTAACCGTCCAGTAAGTGATGGCATTAAGAAAACAGAGGAATTACTTCGTTTAGCAACTGACGGTAGTGCATCTGTTTACCATAGTTCAGCCAATGCAAGTGAATCGGAAGGAGAAGAATCAAGCTCTGGTTCAGTTGGTGCTAAAATTTATAAAGACTTAATGAATGGTGTTAGTCACATGTTACCGTTTGTTATCGGTGGAGGTATTGCGATTGCCTTAGCATTCTTAATTGACCAAATGCTAGGTGTGCCACAAGACCAATTAAGTCAATTAGGATCATATCATCCGATTGCTGCTTACTTTAAAACAATTGGGGACACTGCTTTTGGTTTTATGTTACCCGTGTTAGCTGGTTTTATTGCATCAAGTATTGCTGATAGACCTGGTTTAATTGTTGGGTTTGCTGCTGGAGCAATGTCTGCAAGTGGTGTTGCCTTTGGACAATTGACAGATACTATTCCATCAGGGTTCTTAGGAGCGTTGGTTGGCGGTTTCTTGGCTGGTTATGTGATTGTATTCTTGAAATTTATCTTCAAAGGATTACCTAAAGCATTAGATGGTATTAAATCTATCCTGTTCTATCCAGTGTTTGGTTTACTAATTACAGGATTCTTGATGTTGTTTGTAAATATTCCAATGTCAGCTATTAATAATGCACTGAACAATTTTTTAGCAAACCTTTCAGGTGGTAATGCTGCCTTATTAGGTGCGTTACTTGCAAGTATGATGGTTATTGATATGGGTGGTCCAATCAATAAAGCAGCTTACCTATTTGGTACAGGCACACTTGCTGCGACTGTTGAAAGTGGTGGTAGCGTGGTAATGGCATCAGTGATGGCTGGTGGTATGGTTCCACCGTTAGCAATCTTTATTGCGATTATGTTATTTAAAAATCAATTTACTAAAAAAGAACAAGAATCAGCATTACCAAACTTAATCATGGGATTCTCATTTATAACTGAAGGAGCTATTCCATTTGCTGCATCTGACCCATTACGTATGATTCCAAGTTTTGTGATTGGAGCTGCTGTTACAGGTGGTTTAGTTGGGTCATTAGGAATTAAATTAATGGCGCCACATGGTGGTATCTTCGTTATTGCATTAGTAAGTAATCCATTAATGTATCTATTATTCATTATTTTAGGAGCGTTCATTAGTGCCCTTGTTTTAGGAACATTACTTAAGAGAAAACATGCAAAAGCAAATGCTTAA